A genome region from Arachis duranensis cultivar V14167 chromosome 8, aradu.V14167.gnm2.J7QH, whole genome shotgun sequence includes the following:
- the LOC110274775 gene encoding uncharacterized protein LOC110274775, with product MADFLVEVTGDPTEETDIWWRLHVYGASNQTSGGAGIILESPAGVIYEQSVKFEFPVSNNQAEYEALLGGLILAKEVKATRLEVCSDSQVVTSQVNGSYQARDSLLQKYLEKVKELSKQFEEVTIQHVSRERNTRADLLSKLASTKPGVRNRSLIQGMIKEPAVALHLTKTDPSWMDPITDFLETGKLPDGEKVARALRREAAKYAIVQGQLFKKGFNQPLLKCLHPGQTDYVLREVHEGCYGYHIGGKALARKLIRAGYYWPSMTMDSKEFVRKCVKCQENANFHKASPTELSLLTSSRPFTQWGVDLLGPFPVGPRQVKYLIVAIDYYTKWVEAEPLAIISSSNCRKFMWRQVITQFGNPEIVISVNGTSSLIRSL from the coding sequence ATGGCCGACTTCCTGGTAGAAGTAACGGGGGACCCAACCGAGGAAACAGACATATGGTGGAGGCTCCACGTATACGGGGCCTCCAACCAAACGTCCGGAGGTGCCGGGATCATCTTGGAAAGCCCTGCCGGGGTCATATACGAACAATCAGTCAAGTTTGAGTTTCCGGTATCAAACAACCAAGCGGAGTACGAGGCCCTATTGGGCGGCTTAATCCTAGCTAAAGAAGTCAAAGCCACGAGGTTGGAAGTGtgcagtgactcacaagtcgtcACCTCTCAAGTGaatggaagctaccaggccaGAGACTCACTATTACAGAAGTACTTGGAGAAGGTCAAAGAGTTGAGCAAACAATTCGAGGAGGTCACGATCCAGCACGTTTCGAGGGAAAGGAACACACGGGCAGACCTCCTATCCAAGCTAGCAAGCACAAAACCGGGAGTGAGAAATCGGTCTCTCATTCAAGGCATGATAAAGGAACCAGCAGTTGCCCTCCACCTGACAAAGACAGACCCATCCTGGATGGACCCAATCACTGACTTCTTAGAAACTGGTAAACTCCCTGACGGCGAGAAGGTGGCCAGAGCGTTGAGAAGGGAAGCGGCCAAATATGCGATCGTACAAGGTCAACTATTTAAAAAGGGATTCAACCAACCCTTGTTGAAGTGCCTGCATCCCGGCCAAACAGACTACGTACTCAGAGAAGTCCATGAGGGGTGCTACGGCTACCACATCGGGGGCAAAGCCCTAGCAAGAAAGCTCATCAGAGCTGGATATTATTGGCCATCAATGACGATGGACTCCAAAGAGTTCGTGAGAAAATGCGTCAAGTGCCAAGAGAACGCCAACTTCCATAAGGCATCACCAACCGAACTAAGCCTATTAACGTCTTCCCGACCTTTCACGCAGTGGGGAGTCGACCTCTTGGGACCTTTTCCGGTTGGCCCGAGGCAAGTCAAATATCTCATAGTGGCTATTGACTACTACACCAAGTGGGTAGAGGCCGAGCCACTAGCCATTATATCCTCGTCCAATTGTCGAAAGTTTATGTGGAGACAGGTGATAACTCAATTTGGCAACCCAGAGATCGTTATCTCTGTTAACGGGACGAGTTCACTGATAAGAAGTTTGTAG